A window from Salvia miltiorrhiza cultivar Shanhuang (shh) chromosome 2, IMPLAD_Smil_shh, whole genome shotgun sequence encodes these proteins:
- the LOC131011124 gene encoding CO(2)-response secreted protease-like yields the protein MRLYSFCFGVALFWAASFLLVESSDAQRNNGVYIVYMGASPPTPHHSQILTSLLTRKRKSVIQTYSNGFSGFAARLTEQEAKSIAEREGVISVFPDPLLQLHTTRSWDFLKYQTDLKIDSAPTSSSSPGDDTIVGILDTGIWPESESFIDTEMGPIPSRWKGKCMEGQNFTSSNCNKKIIGARYYGDDDEDEESGTSPSGTPRDASGHGTHVSSTVAGMAVSGASYYGLAAGNAAGGSPRSRIAMYRVCLASGGCLGSAILKAFDDAVADGVDVLSLSLGGSPGAPDFDTDPIAIGAFHAVEKGIVVVCSAGNSGPYSSSVVNVAPWILTVAATTIDRDFEARILLGGNKIIKGGGINFSSLNKTSVYPLTDGLSAKSASTSFSEDDARNCIPGSLEEAKVKGKIVLCENGDKEYLVKEKFSSIRGAVGMIVADNDLRQVASKYGVSPISAVTKADGAQILSYINSTSNPVATILPTEVIPDYKPAPVVGYFSSRGPAFGIRNLIKPDIAAPGVSILAAWPSHDTREALPGKDPPVFDILSGTSMACPHVSGLAANVKSQHPTWTESAIRSAIMTTAIQTNNLHAPITTNDGSIATPYDIGAGEISVAGPLQPGLVYETESIDYLLFLCNMGYDTAVIKRIASSLPSNFSCSGSAKADSISNMNYPSIAISDLTANANKTVTRRVTNVGEEDSTYSCVVEAPASLDVQVVPDKLQFTKSVNKLSFQVTFKMAANSKEDLFGSITWSNEKYKVRSPFVVSNKS from the exons ATGAGACTTTATAGCTTCTGCTTTGGCGTCGCTCTGTTTTGGGCGGCGTCGTTTCTTCTTGTGGAGAGTAGTGATGCACAGAGGAATAATGGAGTCTATATCGTCTACATGGGAGCCTCGCCTCCCACGCCTCATCATTCTCAGATTCTCACCTCTTTGTTAACAAG AAAGAGGAAGTCCGTGATACAAACCTACAGCAACGGCTTCTCGGGTTTCGCGGCTCGTTTAACAGAGCAAGAAGCGAAATCAATAGCTGAAAGAGAAGGAGTGATCTCAGTTTTCCCCGATCCACTTCTGCAGCTTCACACCACTCGTTCATGGGATTTCTTGAAGTATCAAACTGATTTGAAGATCGACTCTGCTCCCACCTCTTCCTCATCACCTGGAGATGACACCATCGTTGGCATCTTAGATACAG GAATCTGGCCGGAATCCGAGAGTTTTATTGATACGGAAATGGGTCCCATCCCGTCACGTTGGAAGGGAAAATGCATGGAAGGCCAAAACTTCACTTCCTCCAACTGCAATaa GAAAATAATTGGAGCAAGGTATTACGGAGACGACGATGAAGACGAGGAGAGCGGGACAAGTCCATCCGGCACGCCACGTGACGCGAGCGGGCACGGCACCCACGTGTCGTCGACGGTGGCCGGGATGGCTGTCTCCGGGGCGTCATACTACGGGCTAGCAGCGGGGAACGCGGCGGGGGGCTCGCCACGCTCGAGAATCGCCATGTACCGCGTGTGCTTAGCCAGCGGGGGATGCCTGGGATCAGCCATACTCAAAGCATTCGACGACGCAGTTGCTGACGGCGTCGATGTTCTGTCCCTGTCGCTAGGAGGCTCGCCTGGCGCCCCAGATTTCGACACGGACCCCATCGCCATCGGGGCCTTTCACGCAGTCGAGAAAGGGATCGTCGTCGTCTGCTCCGCTGGTAACAGCGGCCCTTACTCTTCATCTGTCGTCAACGTCGCCCCTTGGATCCTCACCGTCGCTGCCACCACCATCGACCGCGATTTCGAGGCCAGGATCCTTTTAGGAGGGAACAAGATCATCAAG GGCGGAGGCATCAACTTCTCCAGTCTGAACAAAACGAGCGTCTATCCCTTGACAGATGGGCTCTCTGCAAAGTCTGCTTCAACCAGTTTCAGCGAAGATGATGCGAG AAACTGCATACCGGGGTCACTCGAGGAGGCCAAAGTGAAGGGGAAGATCGTATTGTGTGAGAATGGGGATAAAGAATACCTAGTAAAAGAGAAGTTTAGCTCCATCCGGGGCGCAGTAGGGATGATCGTGGCTGATAACGACCTCAGACAAGTAGCATCCAAATATGGAGTTTCTCCTATTTCTGCTGTCACAAAGGCTGATGGAGCTCAGATACTATCATACATCAACTCCACCAG CAATCCGGTGGCAACGATTCTCCCCACTGAGGTCATACCCGATTACAAGCCGGCCCCCGTTGTTGGCTACTTCTCCTCCAGAGGCCCTGCTTTCGGGATTAGAAACCTTATCAAG CCCGACATTGCAGCACCCGGGGTATCTATTCTGGCAGCGTGGCCTTCACACGACACAAGAGAGGCCCTCCCGGGGAAGGATCCGCCCGTCTTCGACATACTGTCGGGCACATCCATGGCCTGCCCTCATGTTTCGGGTCTAGCTGCAAATGTCAAGTCTCAGCATCCTACGTGGACGGAGTCTGCCATTAGATCAGCCATAATGACAACAG CAATTCAAACAAACAATCTGCACGCCCCAATCACAACAAATGATGGATCAATAGCCACCCCTTACGACATTGGAGCAGGGGAAATAAGCGTAGCGGGGCCGTTGCAACCGGGCCTCGTCTACGAGACTGAATCCATAGACTACCTCTTGTTTCTGTGCAACATGGGGTATGACACAGCCGTTATCAAAAGAATTGCATCAAGTCTTCCTAGTAACTTTTCTTGCTCGGGCAGCGCCAAAGCCGACTCCATCTCCAACATGAACTATCCCTCCATAGCTATATCGGACCTCACTGCAAATGCGAACAAGACAGTGACCAGAAGAGTGACCAACGTTGGTGAGGAGGATTCCACCTACTCATGCGTCGTGGAGGCGCCGGCTAGTTTGGATGTGCAAGTGGTGCCGGATAAGTTGCAATTCACCAAGAGTGTTAACAAATTGAGCTTCCAAGTGACGTTTAAAATGGCTGCGAATTCCAAGGAGGACTTGTTTGGGTCGATAACATGGTCTAATGAAAAGTATAAAGTTAGGAGTCCTTTTGTTGTAAGCAACAAGAGTTAG
- the LOC131011127 gene encoding probable cinnamyl alcohol dehydrogenase 6: MGKKTISSDFSHRYKRPAASPTPNSSSPSINLHFLSHSLPLTSLSLSLGAMAQTTPNHTQTVSGWAAHDTSGKITPYTFSRRENGADDVTIKILYCGICHTDLHHAKNDWGITMYPVVPGHEIIGIITKVGCNVTNFKEGDRAGVGCLAATCLKCEYCQEGHENYCDEVQFVYNGIFWDGSITYGGYSEFLVADSRYVVRVPENLAMDAAAPLLCAGITVYSPMKDNNLLETKGKRIGVVGLGGLGHIAVKFAKAFHHHVTIISTSPSKEKEARERLGADDFILSTNAEQMQSKKRTLDFILDTVSAHHSLGPILELLKVNGTLVIVGAPDKPVDLPSFPLIFGKRVVKGSMIGSIKETQDMMEVCGKHNITCDVEVVSSDMINEALDRLAKNDVKYRFVIDIAGGSSPSKL, encoded by the exons atgGGAAAGAAAACTATCTCCTCTGACTTTTCCCACCGCTACAAACGTCCAGCAGCAAGCCCCACTCCCAACTCTTCCTCTCCTTCAATAAATTTGCATTTTCTCTCCCACTCTCTTCCactcacatctctctctctctctctaggtgCCATGGCTCAAACAACACCAAACCACACGCAGACTGTTTCTGGCTGGGCAGCTCATGACACATCTGGCAAAATCACTCCATACACCTTCAGCCGCAG AGAAAATGGGGCGGACGATGTAACCATCAAAATCCTGTACTGCGGTATATGTCACACAGATCTCCACCATGCGAAGAATGATTGGGGCATTACAATGTACCCTGTTGTTCCCGG GCATGAAATAATTGGTATAATCACCAAGGTAGGATGCAACGTGACAAATTTCAAAGAGGGAGATCGTGCCGGAGTAGGATGCCTAGCGGCCACGTGCTTGAAATGCGAATATTGCCAAGAAGGCCATGAAAACTACTGCGATGAGGTCCAGTTTGTCTACAATGGCATTTTCTGGGACGGTAGCATCACTTATGGTGGTTACTCTGAATTTCTCGTCGCCGATTCTAG GTACGTTGTTCGTGTGCCTGAGAACTTGGCAATGGATGCAGCAGCTCCCCTTCTCTGCGCGGGGATCACGGTTTATTCTCCCATGAAAGACAACAACTTGTTGGAGACGAAGGGGAAACGTATAGGGGTAGTTGGCCTGGGAGGCCTCGGCCACATTGCCGTGAAATTCGCTAAGGCGTTCCATCACCATGTAACTATTATTAGCACCTCCCCCTCTAAAGAGAAGGAAGCTAGGGAAAGGCTTGGGGCAGATGATTTCATCTTGAGCACCAATGCAGAGCAAATGCAG TCGAAGAAAAGGACTCTAGACTTTATTTTGGACACGGTCTCGGCGCATCACTCTCTTGGACCTATTCTAGAGTTGTTGAAAGTGAATGGAACTTTAGTGATTGTGGGTGCTCCAGATAAGCCAGTGGACCTACCATCTTTTCCATTGATTTTTG GAAAGAGAGTTGTTAAGGGGAGCATGATAGGGAGCATCAAGGAGACGCAAGATATGATGGAGGTGTGCGGGAAACACAACATAACATGCGATGTTGAGGTTGTTAGCAGCGATATGATCAACGAAGCTCTTGATCGTCTGGCCAAGAACGATGTTAAGTATCGATTTGTGATTGATATTGCCGGTGGATCTTCTCCATCAAAGCTCTAG
- the LOC131011128 gene encoding LOW QUALITY PROTEIN: UPF0496 protein At1g20180-like (The sequence of the model RefSeq protein was modified relative to this genomic sequence to represent the inferred CDS: inserted 2 bases in 1 codon) — MLSLKKILRTTKLRSSLEKQGGNGKDNSNSSSSTVKTVINEEYKEAFRTKSYTEISDKIQRQLETRIIVESSSPPPEYLVEPRHEITSKHHHFLTDYFDTSLEAGRICESILQKIHQIRIDYEAIRSVIERDNQHTRLFKSLASFALHGNPFAAMTPQKFHDLHQNHQHFLHQLTSKRAKTKRQKKFTRFIKRAMASLGCGALALALLLLAVHGMAGVVAAPVLVVSSAVLFANREKQESKRQEQGGMEAQLDAAXRGVYILINDFDTMSRLVQRLHDEMEHRKLAAGVCVRKGKKEALKELVRQFQMHHFDFLQQLEELEKQICLCVLDINRSRRLLIQQLDS; from the exons ATGTTGTCTCTTAAAAAAATCTTGAGGACGACCAAGCTCAGATCCTCCCTCGAAAAGCAAG GTGGAAATGGAAAAGACAATAGTAATTCGAGTAGCTCAACTGTTAAAACAGTGATCAACGAAGAATACAAAGAAGCGTTTAGGACAAAGTCTTACACAGAAATTAGTGACAAGATTCAAAGGCAACTCGAAACAAGAATTATTGTTGAGAGTTCTTCACCTCCACCGGAGTATTTGGTGGAACCCCGTCACGAGATCACCTCCAAACACCACCATTTCCTCACCGATTACTTCGACACCAGCCTAGAAGCAGGCAGAATCTGCGAATCCATCCTCCAAAAAATCCACCAAATCCGCATCGATTATGAAGCCATACGGAGCGTGATCGAGCGAGACAATCAGCACACTCGCCTCTTCAAAAGCCTCGCATCCTTCGCCCTCCACGGCAACCCCTTCGCCGCCATGACTCCGCAGAAATTCCACGACCTGCACCAGAACCACCAACACTTCCTCCATCAGCTCACATCAAAACGTGCCAAAACAAAGAGGCAGAAGAAGTTCACAAGGTTCATCAAGAGGGCAATGGCGAGCCTAGGGTGCGGCGCATTAGCCCTGGCATTGCTGCTCCTGGCAGTGCACGGCATGGCGGGCGTGGTGGCGGCGCCCGTGCTAGTGGTGTCCTCCGCAGTCCTCTTCGCCAATCGAGAGAAGCAAGAGTCGAAGAGACAAGAGCAGGGGGGGATGGAGGCGCAGCTGGACGCCGC GCGAGGGGTGTATATACTGATCAATGATTTCGACACGATGAGCCGGCTGGTGCAGAGGCTGCACGACGAGATGGAGCACAGGAAGTTGGCGGCGGGGGTGTGCGTTAGGAAAGGGAAAAAGGAGGCGTTGAAGGAGCTGGTTAGGCAATTCCAGATGCATCACTTTGATTTTCTCCAACAGTTGGAGGAGCTCGAGAAACAGATTTGTTTGTGCGTTCTCGACATTAATCGATCCAGGAGGCTGCTTATACAACAATTGGATAGCtga
- the LOC131011129 gene encoding uncharacterized protein LOC131011129, with protein sequence MTSTDDEQRNSHQNLQISKETRNCTSEDSQIEQKQLIKEPQEEEEEDEELRRLLLPNVDELPQVPPSAVESNFTTFFAPDIMKPGHDQYVHRHANGLCVIGLAPHHVALKEKGGIVSVDFNVGKSDRSGIKVTGKRKKNAQHFESNTALCKVCTAEGSYIVRCCVKGSLLEVNERLIKQPELLNTMPEREGYVAIMMPRPADWLKAKASLLDFEGYLKLRTEQ encoded by the exons ATGACATCAACAGACGATGAGCAACGCAACTCCCATCAAAATCTTCAAATTTCTAAGGAGACCCGCAACTGTACAAGCGAAGATTCTCAGATTGAGCAAAAGCAACTGATAAAAGAAccacaagaagaagaagaagaagatgaagaattgCGACGGCTTTTGTTGCCTAATGTGGACGAATTGCCTCAAGTTCCCCCTTCCGCTGTTGAATCCAATTTCACAACTTTTTTCGCTCCGG atatTATGAAGCCTGGACATGATCAGTATGTTCATCGTCATGCCAATGG GCTGTGCGTAATTGGTTTGGCGCCGCATCATGTGGCATTGAAGGAGAAAGGGGGAATCGTTTCAGTCGACTTTAATGTAGGGAAATCCGACCGGAGCGGAATTAAAGTCACTGGAAAGCGCAAAAAG AATGCGCAGCATTTTGAATCCAACACGGCATTATGTAAAGTGTGCACTGCTGAGGGTTCATACATAGTGAG ATGTTGTGTAAAAGGGTCTCTATTAGAAGTGAATGAAAGGCTAATCAAGCAACCAGAATTGCTTAACACGATG CCAGAGAGAGAGGGATACGTTGCGATTATGATGCCAAGACCTGCAGATTGGCTCAAAGCAAAGGCCTCTCTGCTGGACTTTGAAGGCTACCTGAAGCTGAGAACAGAGCAGTGA